In Escherichia ruysiae, a genomic segment contains:
- the bcsE gene encoding cellulose biosynthesis c-di-GMP-binding protein BcsE — translation MRDTVDPVFSIGISSLWDELRHMPAGGVWWFNVDRQEDAISLVNQTMASQAETAQVAVISMDSDPEKIFKLDDSQGPEKIKLFSMLNHEKGLYYLPRDLQCSVVPNNYLFILVCANNAWQNISAERLRLWLEKMNKWCRLNHCSLLVINPGNNNDKQFSLLLEEYRSLFGLASLRFQGDQHLLDIAFWCNEKGVSARQQLTVQHQNGVWALVQREEAEIQPRSDEKRILSNIAVLEGAPPLSEHWKLFDNNETLFNEARTSQAATVVFSLQQNGQIEPLARSIHTLRRQRGSALKILVRENIASLRATDERLLLACGANMVIPWNAPLSRCLTMIESVQGQKFSRYVPEDITTLLSMTQPIKLRGFQNWDVFCDAVNNMMNNTLLPAHGKGVLVALRPVPGIRVEQALTLCRPNRTGDIMTIGGNRLVLFLSFCRINDLDTALNHIFPLPTGDIFSNRMVWFEDDQISAELVQMRLLAPEQWGMPLPLTQGSTPVINAEHDGRNWRRIPEPLRLLDDAVERSS, via the coding sequence TTGAGGGACACTGTGGACCCCGTATTCTCTATCGGTATCTCATCCTTGTGGGATGAGCTGCGACATATGCCAGCAGGCGGCGTCTGGTGGTTTAACGTCGATCGTCAAGAAGATGCTATTAGCCTGGTGAATCAAACGATGGCTTCTCAAGCTGAAACCGCGCAAGTCGCGGTCATTAGCATGGATAGCGATCCCGAGAAAATTTTCAAATTAGATGATTCTCAAGGACCAGAAAAAATAAAATTATTTTCAATGCTAAATCATGAAAAAGGTCTATACTATTTGCCCCGTGATTTACAATGTTCAGTTGTTCCCAATAATTACCTGTTCATTCTTGTTTGCGCAAATAACGCATGGCAAAACATTTCTGCCGAGCGCCTTCGCCTATGGCTGGAAAAAATGAATAAATGGTGCAGGCTAAACCATTGTTCACTGCTGGTAATTAATCCCGGAAACAATAACGATAAACAATTTTCATTGTTACTGGAGGAGTATCGTTCGCTTTTTGGACTTGCCAGTTTGCGTTTTCAGGGCGATCAGCATCTGCTGGATATCGCTTTTTGGTGTAACGAAAAAGGCGTCAGCGCCCGTCAGCAACTGACCGTCCAGCATCAAAATGGCGTCTGGGCGTTAGTTCAGCGCGAAGAGGCGGAGATCCAACCACGCAGCGATGAAAAACGTATTCTCAGTAATATTGCCGTACTGGAAGGCGCGCCACCGCTATCGGAACACTGGAAGCTATTCGACAATAACGAAACGCTGTTCAATGAAGCACGTACCTCTCAGGCCGCGACGGTCGTGTTCTCTTTGCAGCAAAATGGGCAAATTGAACCGCTGGCCCGCAGTATTCATACATTGCGTCGCCAGCGTGGTAGCGCGTTGAAAATCCTCGTGCGGGAAAATATTGCCAGCCTGCGCGCCACCGACGAACGTTTACTGTTGGCCTGCGGCGCAAATATGGTTATTCCATGGAACGCCCCGCTCTCTCGCTGTCTGACAATGATTGAAAGCGTGCAGGGACAGAAGTTCAGCCGCTATGTACCGGAAGATATCACCACGCTGTTGTCGATGACTCAGCCGATTAAACTGCGGGGGTTCCAGAATTGGGATGTATTCTGTGACGCGGTCAATAATATGATGAATAACACCCTGTTACCCGCTCACGGCAAAGGCGTTCTGGTGGCTCTGCGCCCGGTGCCTGGCATTCGCGTTGAACAAGCTCTGACGCTGTGTCGCCCTAATCGTACCGGCGATATTATGACGATTGGCGGCAATCGACTGGTGCTGTTCCTCTCTTTCTGCCGGATTAACGATCTGGATACCGCATTGAATCATATCTTCCCACTACCTACTGGCGACATTTTCTCTAACCGCATGGTCTGGTTTGAAGATGACCAAATCAGCGCCGAGCTGGTGCAAATGCGTTTACTCGCCCCGGAACAATGGGGGATGCCGCTGCCTTTAACGCAGGGTTCCACGCCAGTCATCAATGCCGAACACGATGGTCGCAACTGGCGACGCATACCTGAACCACTGCGATTATTGGATGATGCTGTGGAGCGTTCATCATGA
- the bcsA gene encoding UDP-forming cellulose synthase catalytic subunit, which produces MSILTRWLLIPPVNARLIGRYREYRRHGASPFSATLGCFWLILAWIFIPLEHPRWQRIRAQHKILFPHINASRPRPLDPVRYVIQTCWLLISASRRETPKPRWRSFSRLQNIRGRYHQWMDELPARFSHNTQHLDEKKELGHLSAGARRFILGIIVTFSLILALICVTQPFNPLSQFIFLMLLWGVALMVRRMPGRFSALMLIVLSLTVSCRYIWWRYTSTLNWDDPVSLVCGLILLFAETYAWIVLVLGYFQVVWPLNRQPVPLPKDMSLWPSVDIFVPTYNEDLSVVKNTIYASLGIDWPKDKLNIWILDDGGREEFRQFAQNVGVKYIARTTHEHAKAGNINNALKYAKGEFVSIFDCDHVPTRSFLQMTMGWFLKEKQLAMMQTPHHFFSPDPFERNLGRFRKTPNEGTLFYGLVQDGNDMWDATFFCGSCAVIRRKPLDEIGGIAVETVTEDAHTSLRLHRRGYTSAYMRIPQAAGLATESLSAHIGQRIRWARGMVQIFRLDNPLTGKGLKFAQRLCYVNAMFHFLSGIPRLIFLTAPLAFLLLHAYIIYAPALMIALFVLPHMIHASLTNSKIQGKYRHSFWSEIYETVLAWYIAPPTLVALINPHKGKFNVTAKGGLVEEEYVDWVISRPYIFLVLLNLVGVAVGIWRYFYGPPTEMLTVVVSMVWVFYNLIILGGAVAVSVESKQVRRSHRVEMTMPAAIAREDGHLFSCTVQDFSDGGLGIKIHGQAQILEGQKVNLLLKRGQQEYVFPTQVARVMGNEVGLQLMPLTTQQHIDFVQCTFARADTWALWQDSYPEDKPLESLLDILKLGFRGYRHLAEFAPSSVKGIFRALTSLVSWVVSFIPRRPERSETVQPSDQALAQQ; this is translated from the coding sequence ATGAGTATCCTGACCCGGTGGTTGCTTATCCCGCCGGTTAACGCACGTCTTATTGGGCGTTATCGGGAATATCGTCGTCATGGCGCGTCGCCTTTCAGCGCGACGCTCGGCTGTTTCTGGCTGATCCTTGCCTGGATTTTTATTCCGCTGGAGCACCCACGCTGGCAGCGTATTCGTGCGCAACATAAAATCCTGTTCCCTCATATCAACGCCTCGCGCCCGCGTCCGTTGGATCCTGTGCGCTATGTCATTCAGACCTGCTGGTTGCTGATCAGTGCTTCGCGCAGAGAAACGCCGAAACCGCGCTGGCGGTCGTTTTCACGCTTGCAGAATATTCGTGGGCGTTATCATCAATGGATGGATGAATTGCCGGCTCGCTTCAGCCATAACACGCAACATCTTGATGAGAAAAAAGAGCTGGGACATCTGAGCGCCGGAGCACGGCGTTTTATTCTTGGCATCATTGTGACATTCTCGCTGATTCTGGCGCTGATTTGCGTCACCCAGCCGTTTAACCCGCTGTCGCAGTTTATCTTCCTGATGTTGCTGTGGGGTGTGGCATTAATGGTACGGCGAATGCCGGGACGCTTCTCTGCACTGATGCTGATTGTGCTGTCGCTGACCGTCTCTTGCCGTTATATCTGGTGGCGCTACACCTCCACGCTGAACTGGGATGATCCGGTCAGTCTGGTGTGCGGCTTAATTCTGTTGTTCGCCGAAACCTACGCATGGATTGTGCTGGTGCTCGGCTACTTCCAGGTCGTATGGCCGCTGAATCGTCAGCCCGTACCGCTGCCGAAGGATATGTCGCTGTGGCCGTCGGTGGATATCTTTGTCCCGACCTACAACGAAGATCTCAGCGTGGTGAAAAATACGATTTACGCCTCGCTGGGTATCGACTGGCCGAAAGACAAGCTGAACATCTGGATCCTCGATGACGGTGGCAGGGAGGAGTTTCGCCAGTTTGCGCAAAACGTTGGGGTGAAATATATCGCCCGTACTACTCATGAACATGCGAAAGCGGGCAATATCAACAATGCGCTGAAATATGCCAAAGGCGAGTTTGTGTCGATTTTCGACTGCGACCACGTGCCAACGCGCTCGTTCCTGCAAATGACCATGGGCTGGTTCCTGAAAGAAAAACAACTGGCGATGATGCAGACGCCGCACCACTTCTTCTCGCCAGACCCGTTTGAACGCAACCTGGGACGTTTTCGTAAAACGCCGAATGAAGGCACGCTGTTCTACGGTCTGGTGCAGGATGGCAACGATATGTGGGATGCCACCTTCTTCTGCGGTTCTTGTGCGGTGATCCGCCGTAAGCCGCTGGATGAGATTGGCGGTATTGCCGTCGAAACGGTAACCGAAGATGCGCACACTTCTTTGCGTTTGCACCGTCGTGGCTACACCTCCGCGTATATGCGCATTCCGCAGGCGGCGGGGTTGGCTACCGAAAGTCTGTCGGCGCATATCGGTCAGCGTATTCGCTGGGCGCGCGGGATGGTGCAAATCTTCCGCCTTGATAACCCGCTCACCGGTAAAGGGCTGAAGTTCGCGCAACGGCTGTGCTACGTCAACGCCATGTTCCATTTCTTGTCGGGCATTCCACGGCTGATCTTCCTGACTGCGCCGCTGGCGTTCCTGCTGCTTCATGCCTATATCATCTACGCACCTGCGTTGATGATCGCCCTGTTTGTGCTGCCGCATATGATCCACGCCAGCCTGACTAACTCGAAGATTCAGGGCAAATATCGCCACTCGTTCTGGAGTGAAATCTACGAAACAGTGCTGGCATGGTATATCGCACCACCGACGCTGGTGGCGCTGATTAACCCGCACAAAGGCAAATTTAACGTCACCGCCAAAGGTGGCCTGGTGGAGGAAGAGTATGTCGATTGGGTGATCTCGCGACCGTACATCTTCCTCGTACTGCTCAACCTGGTTGGTGTCGCTGTTGGCATCTGGCGTTACTTTTACGGTCCGCCAACCGAAATGCTCACCGTCGTCGTCAGTATGGTGTGGGTGTTCTACAACCTGATTATTCTCGGTGGCGCGGTAGCGGTATCGGTTGAAAGTAAACAGGTTCGTCGTTCGCATCGTGTTGAGATGACGATGCCAGCGGCAATTGCCCGTGAAGATGGTCACCTTTTCTCCTGCACCGTTCAGGACTTCTCCGACGGTGGGCTGGGGATCAAAATCCACGGTCAGGCGCAGATCCTGGAAGGGCAGAAAGTGAATCTGCTACTCAAACGCGGTCAACAGGAATACGTCTTCCCGACCCAGGTGGCACGCGTGATGGGTAACGAAGTCGGGCTGCAATTGATGCCGCTCACCACCCAGCAACATATCGATTTTGTGCAGTGTACGTTTGCCCGTGCGGATACATGGGCGCTCTGGCAGGACAGCTACCCGGAAGATAAGCCGCTGGAAAGTCTGCTGGATATTCTGAAGCTCGGCTTCCGTGGCTACCGCCATCTGGCGGAATTTGCACCTTCTTCAGTGAAGGGTATTTTCCGTGCGCTGACTTCTCTGGTTTCCTGGGTTGTTTCGTTCATTCCGCGCCGCCCGGAGCGGAGCGAAACGGTACAACCATCGGATCAGGCTTTGGCTCAACAATGA
- the bcsF gene encoding cellulose biosynthesis protein BcsF has product MMTISDIVEIIIVCALIFFPLGYLARHSLRRIRDTLRLLFAKPRYVKPAGTLRRAEKARATKK; this is encoded by the coding sequence ATGATGACCATCAGCGATATCGTTGAAATTATTATCGTTTGCGCACTGATATTTTTCCCGCTGGGCTATCTGGCGCGGCATTCTCTACGGCGTATTCGTGACACTTTGCGTTTGTTATTTGCTAAACCTCGTTATGTAAAACCGGCCGGTACATTACGCCGTGCGGAAAAAGCCAGGGCAACCAAAAAATGA
- the bcsQ gene encoding cellulose biosynthesis protein BcsQ, translating to MAVLGLQGMRGGVGTTTITAALGWSLQMLGENVLLVDACPDNLLRLSFNVDFSHRQGWARAMLDGQDWRDAGLRYTSQLDLLPFGQLTLEEHENPQHWQTRLGEICTGIQQLKTSGRYQWILIDLPRDASQITHQIMSLCDHTLAIVNVDANCHIRLHQQALPAGAHILINDFRVGSQVQDDIYQLWLQSQRRLLPMLIHRDEAMAECLAAKQPLGEYRSDALAAEEILTLANWCLLNYSGLKTPVGSAS from the coding sequence ATGGCCGTTCTGGGATTGCAGGGGATGCGGGGTGGCGTGGGGACGACAACGATTACCGCCGCGTTAGGCTGGTCATTGCAAATGTTGGGAGAAAATGTCCTGCTGGTGGATGCCTGCCCGGACAATTTGCTGCGCCTGTCATTCAACGTTGATTTTTCTCACCGCCAGGGCTGGGCAAGAGCCATGCTGGATGGCCAGGACTGGCGTGATGCCGGGCTACGCTATACCTCACAGCTCGATCTGCTGCCCTTTGGTCAACTGACTCTCGAAGAACACGAGAATCCCCAGCACTGGCAAACACGGCTGGGCGAGATTTGCACCGGTATTCAGCAACTAAAGACCAGCGGACGTTATCAATGGATTTTGATCGATTTACCACGCGACGCCTCGCAGATAACGCATCAAATCATGAGTCTGTGCGATCACACCCTGGCGATCGTCAACGTGGATGCCAACTGTCATATTCGGCTGCATCAGCAGGCACTGCCCGCTGGCGCGCATATTTTGATTAATGATTTTCGTGTAGGCAGCCAGGTTCAGGACGATATTTACCAGCTATGGTTGCAAAGCCAGCGGCGTTTGTTGCCAATGTTGATTCATCGTGATGAAGCGATGGCTGAATGTCTGGCGGCAAAACAACCGTTGGGCGAATACCGTAGCGATGCGTTGGCGGCAGAAGAAATTCTGACGCTGGCGAACTGGTGTCTGTTGAACTATTCCGGGCTGAAAACGCCAGTCGGGAGCGCATCATGA
- the bcsR gene encoding cellulose biosynthesis protein BcsR, whose protein sequence is MNNNEPDILPDPAIGYIFQNDILALKQAFSLPDIDYADISQREQLAAALKRWPLLAEFAQKK, encoded by the coding sequence ATGAATAACAACGAACCCGATATTCTGCCTGATCCCGCGATAGGCTATATCTTCCAGAATGATATTTTGGCGTTAAAACAGGCTTTTTCACTGCCTGATATTGATTATGCCGATATTTCCCAACGAGAACAGTTGGCTGCGGCATTAAAACGTTGGCCGTTATTGGCTGAGTTTGCGCAAAAAAAGTAG